cacactacacaacacacacagacacacattaacagaagatacagcagatacacaacacacacactacacaacacacagagacacattaacagaagatacagcagatacacaacacacactacacaacacacagacacacattaacagaagatacagcagatacacaacacacactgacacacactacacaacacacagacacacattaacagaagacacagcagatacacaacacacactgacacacactacacaacacacacactacacaacacacagacacacattaacagaagacacagcagataaacacacacacggcatgaTGAGCGTGTGGTTTCAGCAGCAGGTTTATATGAACAGTGAGAGACTGAACAACAAGAACAGAAAAcgtattttaaaaagtgacaatTGGCGCGGATTGTCCGGATTTGAGCTGGTGTGGGGAACCCTGCTGCTGGATCATGtacacttttatttacagtctACTGCTGCTCTGGGTCCAGGTCCTAAAACATCTCCAGACACGTCCTGATGGAGTCCTGTGCGTCTGCAGACATGTCCATGCTGATGACGCAGATCCTCCCTGCGCTCTACATGGTGCTCTGCGTTCTCGCTCTTCCCCTTAATGCCGCTTGTCTCATCACGTTCGTGTGGAGGATCCCAGAGAAGAAGCCTGCAGTGATCTACATGATGAGTCTGGCGGGCGTCAACCTGCTGTTCTCCCTGTTCGTCCCCCTGAAGATCTTCTGTCACTTCAGTGTCAGGAGCGGCATCTGGACGTTCACGTCAGCAGCATGTCGCTCATCAACGGCGCTCTTCTACTTCAGCATGAGCTGTGTGACAAGTCTCATCATGAGCATCAGCCTGGACCGGATGCTGGCTGTGGCCTACGCGATGCCTTCTAGAACCTACAGAACCAGTCGGAACGCAGTCCTTCTCTGCGTCCTCGTGGGGTTTCTGGCCCTGGGCAGCAGTTTGCCATTCTTCCTGTCCACACGGGTTCAGCAGAACCAGACCCTCCTCAACTGCAGCCAGCTGTGGGACAACGAGGACGACCTGTACCTCCACCAGTTCCCCTACGTCTTCTGTGTCTTTTTCCTCCTCCCAACGCTGGTCACCTCGGTCTGTTACAGCCTCTTCATGTGGGCCCTCTGGAAAATACCCCTGGGGACCTCAAGCCTGGTGTCCAGAACCAAAAGGCGGTCGTTGGTCCTGCTCTTCCTGATCGTCACCATCCTGCTGCTCTTCTTTCTGCCCCTGAACGTGGTCCTGCTGCTCCGTGGCCACCACCGGAGGTCTGAGGAGGAGAAGCTGTACCGAGCCTACCTGCTCAGTCTGTGTGCAGCCGGCAGCAGCGTGTCCCTCGGGCCCCTGGTTTACTACTTTGGATCTAAACAAGTTCAGCACGAACTGGACTCTGTCTGGCGTCACGTCTCCAGATGGAGGAAATGACAAGGTCTGGTGGGAGCTGTGAGGTCAGGGTTTATTACGTTAGAAGACCACCAGATGGTGCTGAACTCGAACACGTGTTCTATGTATGTTCCACTTTGTGAATTGTGTCATGTATTTACATACATAATTCTGACCTAAACCACCCTTCAGTATTGGTTGTGACGGCCCTGTGTGGCAACTGAGAATAAactgtgtgagtttgtgtacaAGAGAGAGAAGTTGTGGGTCCATGAACAGCAGATAACTATGATCAAGTGATTAAATAATCTTAAATAAGAAAGTCTGCTTATAAAGTCGGAAAGCACTGAATTCAGGCCCGACTAACGTCAAATCCagtttaatctgtgtgtgtgtgtgtgtgtgtgtgcgtgtgtgtgtgtgtgtgtgtgtgtgcgtgtgtgtgtgtgtgtgtgtgtgtgtgtgtgtgtgtgtgcaggcagcTAATGCCACTCCTTCAGTGTCTGTTCCACTTTTCTGTCTATGTTCAGTACTCCTCTCTGTCCATCactcaggagtgtgtgtgtgtgtgtgtgtgtgtgtgtgtgtctcgagGTGTGCGGTTGCGGCCCTTGCGTGCTGACTCCTGTGCCTGCTGGTATTTCTCCATCATGCTCTTGTGCTTGCGTCGCAGGCGGAGCTTCTCGCCGCACCACACACGCTCACAGTACTGCTCCACCTCCGGCAACCCAGCTGGACCAATCAGCTGCAGGACGTCCTTGAACCAAGAGCGTGAAGGACTGCGACTGGTCAGCCCTCCTCCATGTCCTGGACATGGCTGCTTCTGCTTGCCGTCCCGTGACAGGATATCTGAAAGGGTGTCGGCTCGCAAAACGTCCAACCAGATGCGAGAGACGGTCTGTGAGAAACCGCGCTCCTGAGAGCGACAAATGTAGAGCCCTGCGTCTGATGCCAAGACACGTCGGAACAGGAGCCCACCGGGCATCTTCATCACACGCTCATCATATACCACCTGCAGCAGATACATACCTACAGTCATCAAAAACATCCAATAATTCCATTTAtacaatcacccccaaaaatacaacttcaccaatcacccccaaaaatacatatatacaacttcaccaatcacccccaaaaatacatcttcaccaatcacccccaaaaatacgtatatacatctccaccaatcacccccaaaactacgtatacatcttcaccaatcacccccaaaactacatatacatcttcaccaatcacccccaaaactatgtatatacatctccaccaatcacccccaaaataacttatatacatctccaccaatcacccccaaaaatacgtatatacatctccaccaatcacccccaaaactacgtatatacatctccaccaatcacccccaaaactacgtacatacatctccaccaatcacccccaaacctacgtatatacatcttcaccaatcaccccccaaaataaatatatgcatcttcaccaatcacccccaaaaatacgtatatacatcttcaccaatcacccccaaaaatacgtatatacatctccaccaatcacccccaaaataacttatatacatctccaccaatcaccccccaaaaatacgtatatacatctcCACTAATCACCCCAAAACTACGTATAtacatctccaccaatcacccccaaaactacgtacatacatctccaccaatcacccccaaacctacgtatatacatcttcaccaatcacccccaaaactacgtatacatcttcaccaatcaccccccaaaatacatatatgcatcttcaccaatcacccccaaaaatacatgtagacatcttcaccaatcacccccaaaaatacatgtatacatcttcaccaatcaccccccaaaatacatatatgcatcttcaccaatcacccccaaaaatacgtatatacatcttcaccaatcacccccaaaaatacgtatatacaacttcaccaatcatccccaaaaatacatatatgcatcttcaccaatcacccccaaaactacgtatacatcttcaccaatcacccccagaaatacgtatatacatcttcaccaatcacccccaaaataacttatatacatcttcaccaatcaccccccaaaactacgtatatacatcttcaccaatcacccccaaaactacgtatatacatcttcaccaatcacccccaaaaatacgtatatacaacttcaccaatcaccccaaaaaatatgtatatacaacttcaccaatcacccccaaaaatacgtaaatacaacttcaccaatcaccccaaaaaatacgtatatacatcttcaccaatcacccccaaaaatacatgtatacatcttcaccaatcacccccaaaaatacgtatatacaacttcaccaatcacccccaaaaatgcgtatatacatcttcaccaatcacccctaaaaatacatatatacaacttcaccaatcacccccaaaaatacgtatatacaacttcaccaatcacccccaaaaaatacgtatatacatcttcaccaatcacccctaaaaatacatatatacaacttcaccaatcacccccaaaaatacgtatatacatcttcaccaatcacccccaaaaatacgtatacatcttcaccaatcacccccaaaaatacgtatatacaacttcaccaatcacGCCCAgaaatacgtatatacatctccaccaatcacccccaaaactacgtatatacaacttcaccaatcacccccaaaaatacgtatataaaTATCCTCACCAATCACtcccaaaaatacgtatatacatcttcaccaatcacccccaaaaatacgtatatacaacttcaccaatcacccccaaaaatacgtatataaaTATCCTCACCAATCACtcccaaaaatacgtatatacatcttcaccaatcaccccccaaaataacttatatacatcttcaccaatcacccccaaaactacgtatatacatcttcaccaatcacccccaaaactacgtatatacatcttccccaatcacccccaaaaatacgtatacatcttcaccaatcacccccaaaaatacgtagacacatcttcaccaatcacccccaaaactacgtatatacatcttcaccaatcacccccaaaactacgtatatacatcttcaccaatcacccccaaaaatacgtatatacaacttcaccaatcacccccaaaaaatagtatatacaacttcaccaatcacccccaaaaatacgtaaaTACAACTTCACCAACACCCCaaaaaatacgtatatacatcttcaccCAATCACCCCCCAAAAAGTACATGTATACATCTTGcaaccaatcacccccaaaaatacgtatatacaacttcaccaatcacccccaaaaatacgtatatacatcttcacAAATCACccctaaaaatacatatatacaacttcaccaatcacccccaaaaatacgtatatacaacttcaccaatcacccccaaaaatacgtatatacatcttcaccaatcacccctaaaaatacatatatacaacttcaccaatcaccccccaaaaatacgtatatacatcttcaccaatcacccccaaaaatacgtatacatcttcaccaatcacccccaaaaatacgtatatacaacttcaccaatcacccccaaaaatacgtatatacaacttcaccaatcacccccaaaaatacgtatataaaTATCCTCACCAATCACtcccaaaaatacgtatatacatcttcaccaatcaccccccaaaaatacgtatatacatcttcaccaatcacccccaaaataacttatatacatcttcaccaatcacccccaaaactacgtatatacatcttcaccaatcaccccccaaaactacgtatatacatcttcaccaatcacccccaaaaatacgtatacatcttcaccaatcacccccaaaaatacgtagacacatcttcaccaatcacccccaaaaatacgtatatacaacttcaccaatcaccccaaaaaatatgtatatacaacttcaccaatcacccccaaaaatacgtaaaTAAacattcaccaatcacccccaaaaatacgtatatacatcttcaccaatcacccccaaaatacatgtatacatcttcaccaatcacccccaaaaatacgtatatacaacttcaccaatcaccccccaaaaatacgtatatacatcttcaccaatcacccctaaaaatacatatata
Above is a genomic segment from Denticeps clupeoides unplaced genomic scaffold, fDenClu1.1, whole genome shotgun sequence containing:
- the LOC114782618 gene encoding proteinase-activated receptor 1-like; its protein translation is MSMLMTQILPALYMVLCVLALPLNAACLITFVWRIPEKKPAVIYMMSLAGVNLLFSLFVPLKIFCHFSVRSGIWTFTSAACRSSTALFYFSMSCVTSLIMSISLDRMLAVAYAMPSRTYRTSRNAVLLCVLVGFLALGSSLPFFLSTRVQQNQTLLNCSQLWDNEDDLYLHQFPYVFCVFFLLPTLVTSVCYSLFMWALWKIPLGTSSLVSRTKRRSLVLLFLIVTILLLFFLPLNVVLLLRGHHRRSEEEKLYRAYLLSLCAAGSSVSLGPLVYYFGSKQVQHELDSVWRHVSRWRK